Part of the Candidatus Polarisedimenticolia bacterium genome, GACCCGCCGAGCCCCGTGGGCGGCGTGAACGGCGGCGGCGCGCTGATCAACGACCTCGACCTGGAGCTCGAATCGCCGGGACCGGACGGCCTGATCGGAACCCCCGGAGACAACGTCGTGTACGACGGCAACGTCTACATCAGCGGCGGGGCCTTCCCGGTCGGGCAGTGGGCGCAGTCCCGCCCGGCGGCCCAGGCGGCGGTGCACGACATCAAGAACACCATCGAGGCCGTGCATCTTTCGACGTTCCTCGACCCGGACATGGCGAACAACGGCAACCAGCTCGTGACCGGCACCTGGAAGGTGCGGGTGAAGCGGGGCGGCGGCGGCGCCACGGCCGGCCAGATCACCATGATCAACGGCGCCAACGAGGACACGAACCTCAGCGGCCGCCGGGATTCCACCGAGCTCGACACGGACGGCGACGGTCTGCTCGACGCGGGCGGCCAGCCATTCGCCCTGGTGATCGCCGGGCCGGTGATGGCCGCCGGCCAGTCGCAGACCTGGAACGGGACCTCGCACGCCCTGGCGTCGTCCACCGCGCGCCTGAACAAGTTCCAGTATTCCTGCTCCGACTCCCTCGTCGCGACGGTTCTGGACACGGGCACCGCGACAACGGGCTCGGTCAGCGCCGACTCGCTCTTCCAGGTGGTGAACGCGGCGGGAGCGGTCCTGGACGAGGAGAAGGGGGTCGCCTTCACCAGCGCGGGCGGCGGGACCTTCGTTTCGGCGTCCCTGCCGGTGCGGCTGGGATCGCCGGCGGTGAAGTACAACGGAGTCCTCGAGGGGGACAATGGGCAGACGCTCGTTCTGACCTACACCGACTCGCCGCGCAATGCGGAGTCGCGCGCCCGGTTCCAGTGCACGCCCAACGTCATCGGAGGCGCGATCGATGTCAACGGGAAGGCCAACCCGGCGGCGTTCATCGGCGGCGGGTGCGACGGTGACCAGTTCCTCGATGCCAACGAGCGCCTGTCCTACTCGATCGCCATGCAGAACTTCGAGCGAGCCGACGACCTGAACGACGTCGTGGTGTCCCTCACGCCGGTCGGGGCGGGGGCGGCGGCCATTCGCGTCCTCGACTCCCCGAAGTCGCTCGGCCGGATCCCCGGCGGCCAGAGGACCGGCATCACCTTCTCGATCTTCGTGGACGGCGCGGCGGCGAACGCCCTGACGGTCGCCAACCGCAAGGTGGACCTGGTCATGCAGCTCGACGGCAAGGCGCGGGGCGTGCGGCTGTCGCGCACCACATTTACCTTCAGCCACGTGATCAACGCCGACCCCGAGGCGCTGCACTACTCGACCGACTTCCCGGCGGGCGGCCGCGAAGTGCGCGACTACAACCGCAACCTCCAGATCGACAAGGCCGACGCGATCGATCCGTTCAAGGGCGTGTTCTTCCCCGATGAAGACATCACCTTCTCGAGCATGTTCGTCGTGGGCACGTCGAACAGCAAGGTCGCCAACACCCTGGGAGAGGACCTGAACGACAACGGCACCCTCGACCCGGGCGAGGACGTGATTCCGAACGGCCGGCTGGACCGCGGGATTCTGGCGTTCGCTTCCGGCCCGTCCGCCGGCGACAAGGTTCCCTGGAACTTCGACTCGGGAGACGGCGGCTGGTTCCCGCTGCGCAACAGCTTCAGCAAGCCGGGCGGCATCAGCGCCAACCCGGTCTGGGAGTATAAGGGGGGCGGCGTCTGCTCGGGCGGGCCGACCCCGGGGAAGCAGTGCTTCGCCACCGCGGACTGCGGCACGGGCGGAGCCTGCGCGTTCCACACCGGCATCTGCGGCTTCCAGACGGCGCGCAACGAGAGCCCAGTGGGCGCGGCATGGTTCCAGAACGGCGGCGCCGGCATGTGGCACACCGGCGACGGCGACCCGGCCACGCCGAACGCCAACGCCAATGCCTGCGAGAACTATCCTTATCCCAACGATCCGACGACCCCCAACTTCCAGGAAATCTACTTCGACGTCCTGACCTCGCCGATCATCGCGAAGGTGCACCAGGTTCCCGACGCGCGCCTCTTCCCGTACACCGTGGAGTTCCAGCGGATGGGGTTCAACATGAACATCCAGACGCACGACTACGCGGGGGGCAGCATCGACCTGGATAACGACATCGACAGCGACGCCAGGAATTGCCTGCTGTGCATGTACCTTTACCCGCGCTTCCCGGACCCCTATTCGATCGCGGTGTTCCAGCAGTACTCCAACGGGATCGATCCGAAGAGCTCGGTGTTTCAGCATACCTTTGGCCTCCTGGATGACCCGGACGGGTCGTTCGCCGCGAACCGCGTGATCAACGGCGACGAGAAGGGTTTCACCGGGTTTACCCAGGATTCGAACCCGAACAGCTCGAGCCCGATCCCGTTCGGCCTGCCCGACGTCACGCCGTTCCCGCGGCACACCGCGTCCGGGGCTCCCGGCGTGTGCACCGGCGGCAGCGCTCCGGGGACCCAGTGCTCGTCCGTGGCCCCGGCCTGCCCCGGCGGCGGGACGTGCACGCTGGAGGTGAACACGGTGGCCGGTCCGGAGCGCAACTTCGACATGAGCCTCCTGGACTACGAAGACGGCCTCATCACCATGAGCCTCGGCCCGGGCCAGAACGAGCCGCAGGGCGCGTTCTCTCCGGGAGAGGCCAAGAACCGCTGGCAGCTCGGTCTCGGCTTCTACGCCCAGGAGAATGGCTCCAACGTCACCGACTACGGCGTCGGCTTCGATGACCCGGTCCTGGAATGGGACGAGGTGCATCCGGTGGACGAGAGCGCCTTCGTGCCGGCGCATGCGGCGGCCTGCAGCCGTTTCGGCGGCGCCGGCCAGCCGGGCGGCCAGCCCTGCGCCACGCTCGTGGTCGACCGCCTCAATGTGTACGAGTGCAACGAGACGATCGAGATCACCGTCAACGATCCGCGCCGCTCCGCGCAGCCGAGCGTCACGGTGTTCGGCGTCACCGACTCGGACAACATCACGGTGCCGACCGGCGTCGTGCAGGCCCTGCACCCGCGCAAGTCGTTCTCCATTCCGGCCGTGGCCGGACAGCCCGGGCTGTTCCGCGGCAACGTCGTCATCGGGACGCTGTTCGACAACCCGAGCGTTCTCGTGGCGGGCGTCGGCGACTCGAACATGACGTTCTACTACCTCGACCCCGAGTGCGACGGCGACGGCGACAATGCGGTGGGCGAGAACTCGTTCAGCAACCTGGACAACGACGGGATTCCGGCGCCGCCCGACAACTGCCCGTTCGACTACAACCCGCCGGTCGGCGGAGTCCAGCTGGACGGCGACGCCGACGGCGTCGGGAACCTGTGCGACAACTGCCCCGGCGTGGCCAATTCGAGCCAGCTCGATTCGGACGCCGACGGCGTGGGGGACACCTGCGACTTCGACGACATCGACTTCGACGGGCGGGTCAACGGCGTCGACAACTGCCCCGACGTCTACAACCCGGTGCAGGTGCCGGCGAGCACCGCCGGCACGACGAAAGGCGAGGCCTGCTTCGGCACGGGCGACCGGGACGGTGACGGCGTGCAGGATCGTCTGGACAAATGCGTGCGCACCGCCAACCCGTCACAGACCGATTCCGACGGCGACGGCATAGGCGATGCCTGCGACGGCGACTGCGCCAATCCGCGCCCGCAGACCCTGACGCTCGGATCGTGCGAGCTGGTCAACGAGACCGCGTGCTCCGCGACCATCCCGTGCCCGAATGTCGGTTTCTGCAGCAACGCCCCGACGAAACCGTGCTACGTCAACCAGGACTGCGGCGGCGGAGGGACGACCTGCGGGAACTTCGTGCCGGATACCTGCCACAGGACGGGGCTCGTCAACGACGGCGCGTGCGGCACGATCGAGGACGACGCCGACGGGGACAGCATCACGGACAGCATCGACAACTGTCCCGGCATCCCCAATCCGGCGATCATTCCCGGGAGCACGCACCAGCTCGACACCGACCAGGACGGCCGCGGGGACGTGTGCGACCCGCCGCAGACCGTGGACGACGACAACAACGGGATCCCGGACGACGCGATCACGTTCAACTCGACCATGTCGTGCAAGAAACTGCTCCTTCCGCAGATCCTCATCCTGGGAAAAACCGTCCATGACCTGAACGGCGACCACGATGGCTTTGCGGACAGCGGCGAGATCGTGCGGATGTCGGTGGTCGTGAAGAACAACAGCGCCATCCCCCTGACGGGCGTGAACCTGATCCTGGGCACGTCCGACAGCGACATCGGCTG contains:
- a CDS encoding thrombospondin type 3 repeat-containing protein translates to MNGGGALINDLDLELESPGPDGLIGTPGDNVVYDGNVYISGGAFPVGQWAQSRPAAQAAVHDIKNTIEAVHLSTFLDPDMANNGNQLVTGTWKVRVKRGGGGATAGQITMINGANEDTNLSGRRDSTELDTDGDGLLDAGGQPFALVIAGPVMAAGQSQTWNGTSHALASSTARLNKFQYSCSDSLVATVLDTGTATTGSVSADSLFQVVNAAGAVLDEEKGVAFTSAGGGTFVSASLPVRLGSPAVKYNGVLEGDNGQTLVLTYTDSPRNAESRARFQCTPNVIGGAIDVNGKANPAAFIGGGCDGDQFLDANERLSYSIAMQNFERADDLNDVVVSLTPVGAGAAAIRVLDSPKSLGRIPGGQRTGITFSIFVDGAAANALTVANRKVDLVMQLDGKARGVRLSRTTFTFSHVINADPEALHYSTDFPAGGREVRDYNRNLQIDKADAIDPFKGVFFPDEDITFSSMFVVGTSNSKVANTLGEDLNDNGTLDPGEDVIPNGRLDRGILAFASGPSAGDKVPWNFDSGDGGWFPLRNSFSKPGGISANPVWEYKGGGVCSGGPTPGKQCFATADCGTGGACAFHTGICGFQTARNESPVGAAWFQNGGAGMWHTGDGDPATPNANANACENYPYPNDPTTPNFQEIYFDVLTSPIIAKVHQVPDARLFPYTVEFQRMGFNMNIQTHDYAGGSIDLDNDIDSDARNCLLCMYLYPRFPDPYSIAVFQQYSNGIDPKSSVFQHTFGLLDDPDGSFAANRVINGDEKGFTGFTQDSNPNSSSPIPFGLPDVTPFPRHTASGAPGVCTGGSAPGTQCSSVAPACPGGGTCTLEVNTVAGPERNFDMSLLDYEDGLITMSLGPGQNEPQGAFSPGEAKNRWQLGLGFYAQENGSNVTDYGVGFDDPVLEWDEVHPVDESAFVPAHAAACSRFGGAGQPGGQPCATLVVDRLNVYECNETIEITVNDPRRSAQPSVTVFGVTDSDNITVPTGVVQALHPRKSFSIPAVAGQPGLFRGNVVIGTLFDNPSVLVAGVGDSNMTFYYLDPECDGDGDNAVGENSFSNLDNDGIPAPPDNCPFDYNPPVGGVQLDGDADGVGNLCDNCPGVANSSQLDSDADGVGDTCDFDDIDFDGRVNGVDNCPDVYNPVQVPASTAGTTKGEACFGTGDRDGDGVQDRLDKCVRTANPSQTDSDGDGIGDACDGDCANPRPQTLTLGSCELVNETACSATIPCPNVGFCSNAPTKPCYVNQDCGGGGTTCGNFVPDTCHRTGLVNDGACGTIEDDADGDSITDSIDNCPGIPNPAIIPGSTHQLDTDQDGRGDVCDPPQTVDDDNNGIPDDAITFNSTMSCKKLLLPQILILGKTVHDLNGDHDGFADSGEIVRMSVVVKNNSAIPLTGVNLILGTSDSDIGCLTKSTILIPSIQPNEAVDTLRADINTPAGAGEFEFIIPASVNSTSGPDPVKGDFFVTLSSNEVTGTAINVPLQLGLDLDLPTGAVPPKVVGPDGLPGTTDDGTIAENFDRDRNGDGLFSLDSRCQVLPTATDPNPTHCAQNTPGVLNDTIGVWVSTAPGGINVISAVGCAGFNIPPADPGCIIDPDNDMDWHIHCPPGSTATCPNSAPHQTPVNDGLAYDGSNSLHWGYHLDLNNRILDTTRFRQLAAFMTNPINLTRQPGIGDMELSFYHIASMMDNNSYNLPPGQANDFGDVHIQIDLNGDPNVDTWGLWDKLAAFENVYDHIAYIWSAFGTSPTYCNLTPTDTGTAPPAPRGVHETMCYPAGIWSHCGNARDTTTTWQCENGVTGSVAPSTGALWVQSRFNLSNYLGQRVRIRWIASAWEFDCCSSSYDEVGTWVGTTDDEGWYVDNIAITGAIQRQNSNLPDTKPAAGGLCPTKACDNTLGDSGYNVALTTAQAVEDGVTVTGEKVTFSATGTTNPGGCVGGGTQFRFFKDNVVVQDWSSVATFADNPSADAVYRVQARCSVDLTCTSSATATASNSNALQVFTGDGNDIFLSLSHSLATGVTTVAWPSRVQTPAVSGFEAYRGAQADDGLSTTAGTPDNSLGSLTTMSCFLANGAPGTNVQITTSLQPAANSMLYFLVGHNPLTPGAQAALGRRGDGTLRPLAPVCP